The Arvicola amphibius chromosome 11, mArvAmp1.2, whole genome shotgun sequence genome has a segment encoding these proteins:
- the Nbn gene encoding nibrin isoform X1 — MWKLLPAASAAAGEPCRLLAGVEYIVGRKNCAILIENDQSISRSHAVLRVNFPATGLSQTDEIPTLTIKDNSKYGTFVNEEKMQNGLPCTLKTGDRVTFGVFESKFRVEYEPLVVCSSCLDIPGKTDLNQAVLQLGGLTTNSWTEECTHLVMTSVKVTIKTICALICGCPVVKPEYFSEFLKAVESKKQPPEIASFYPPIDEPAIGSKSVDLSGRQERKQIFKGKTFVFLNAKQHKKLSSAVVFGGGEARLITEENEEEESFFSAPGTCVVDIGITNTQIIITDSQKKWVHLVMDVLQRHGLRPIPEAEIGLAVIFMTTENYCNPQGQPCTELKTTTPGPSLSQGLSVNGKIMPSAPVNMTAYVTDTESEQADTCMSLSEKPKEVKICGVEQNVRPPSQGTCSKKEVPKSSSKTNHVAPDSLVREKNPNYQLSPVKVPAANKNKDWTSQQQQNSITNYFQPCTKKRERDEENPEVSSSKSSRMDLSCSLLEQTQPAAPTLWKSREHPSQSELVDKEAGSSLVGDGDMKPNGTSPAIKSYSTEYLRPHKRKEVDLAIEDEVLEELLKSAELGLEVQMKVEKPEADVGVRKKPRMDVGRSSHLSGDTVPGSSRVSQEGEPEKKVEVKKELLWSTKDETANSDELPDGSELLPRKVLLTEFRSLVVNNSTSRSLSMLNDCGQLKNFKKFKKVLFPGAGRLPHIIGGSDLIAHHTRKNTELEEWLRHEMEVQRQQAKEEALADDLFRYNPNVKRR; from the exons ATGTGGAAGCTGCTCCCCGCCGCTAGCGCGGCTGCAG gagAACCATGCAGACTTTTGGCTGGAGTAGAGTACATCGTTGGAAGGAAAAACTGTGCCATTCTAATAGAGAACGATCAGTCGATCAGTCGGAGCCATGCTGTGCTAAGAGTAAACTTTCCTGCAACCGGCTTG agtcaAACAGATGAAATTCCTACATTAACAATAAAAGATAATTCTAAGTATGGAACTTTTGTTAATGAGGAAAAAATGCAGAATGGCCTTCCCTGCACTttgaagacaggagacagagtcaCCTTTGGGGTGTTTGAAAGCAAATTCAG AGTGGAATATGAGCCTTTGGTTGTTTGCTCTTCTTGTTTAGACATCCCCGGGAAAACCGATTTAAATCAAGCTGTATTACAGCTCGGAGGACTCACTACAAATAGCTGGACAGAAGAATGCACTCACCTTGTCATGACATCAGTTAAAGTCACCATTAAA ACTATATGTGCCCTCATATGTGGATGTCCAGTTGTAAAGCCAGAATACTTTTCTGAATTTCTCAAAGCAGTTGAGTCCAAGAAACAGCCTCCAGAAATTGCAAG TTTTTACCCGCCCATTGATGAACCAGCCATCGGAAGTAAAAGTGTTGATCTGTCAGGAcgacaggaaagaaaacaaatcttcaaagggaagacatttgtatttttaaatgccaAACAG cATAAGAAATTAAGTTCAGCAGTTGTTTTTGGAGGCGGGGAAGCCAGGCtgatcacagaagaaaatgaagaggaagagagtTTCTTTTCAGCTCCTGGAACTTGTGTTGTCGACATAGGAATAACAAATACACAAATCATAATTACTGACTCCCAGAAAAAATGGGTTCATTTGGTCATGGATGTGCTTCAAAG ACATGGTCTTAGGCCTATTCCTGAAGCAGAAATTGGATTGGCTGTTATTTTTATGACTACAGAAAATTACTGTAATCCTCAGGGCCAACCTTGTACAG AATTGAAAACAACTACTCCGGGACCAAGCCTTTCCCAAGGCTTGTCAGTCAATGGAAAGATAATGCCAAGTGCTCCAGTGAATATGACCGCATATGTAACTGACACAGAATCCGAGCAAGCAGATACATG CATGTCTTTGAGTGAGAAACCAAAAGAAGTAAAGATATGTGGAGTGGAGCAAAACGTTAGACCACCTTCACAGGGAACTTGTAGTAAAAAGGAGGTCCCCAAATCCAGCTCCAAGACAAATCATGTGGCACCAGATTCCCTGGTTAGGGAAAAGAACCCAAACTATCAGCTTTCACCAGTGAAAGTCCCTGctgctaataaaaataaagattggaCTTCTCAGCAGCAACAGAACTCCATCACAAACTACTTCCAGCCATGCACTAAAAAAAG GGAAAGGGATGAAGAAAATCCAGAAGTGTCTTCATCCAAATCATCGAGAATGGACCTGTCTTGTTCTCTTTTAGAACAAACACAACCTGCCGCCCCCACACTGTGGAAAAGCAGGGAGCACCCTTCTCAGAGTGAGCTTGTGGACAAGGAAGCAGGTAGCTCACTTGTGGGTGACGGAGACATGAAACCCAATGGGACGAGTCCTGCCATTAAATCATATTCCACAGAATATCTTAGAccacacaaaaggaaagaagttGATTTGGCCATAGAAGACGAAGTATTGGAAGAGCTGCTCAAGAGtgcagagctggggctggaagTCCAAATGAAAGTTGAGAAACCAGAGGCAGACGTCGGTGTCAGGAAAAAGCCAAGGATGGATGTAGGAAGGAGTAGTCACCTTAGTGGTGACACGGTGCCAGGAAGCAGCAGAGTGAGT CAAGAAggtgaaccagaaaagaaagttgaaGTCAAGAAGGAATTACTGTGGTCGACAAAAGACGAAACAGCC AACAGTGATGAACTCCCAGACGGCAGTGAGCTGCTTCCGAGAAAAGTGCTGCTGACGGAATTTAGGTCGCTGGTGGTTAATAACTCCACTTCCCGAAGTCTGTCCATGCTAAATGATTGTGGTCAACTGAAGAATTTTAAGAAATTCAAGAAG GTCCTGTTTCCTGGAGCAGGGAGGCTGCCACACATCATTGGAGGATCAGATCTGATCGCTCATCACACTCGCAAGAATACAGAGTTAGAGGAGTGGCTGAGACACGAGATGGAG
- the Nbn gene encoding nibrin isoform X2: MQNGLPCTLKTGDRVTFGVFESKFRVEYEPLVVCSSCLDIPGKTDLNQAVLQLGGLTTNSWTEECTHLVMTSVKVTIKTICALICGCPVVKPEYFSEFLKAVESKKQPPEIASFYPPIDEPAIGSKSVDLSGRQERKQIFKGKTFVFLNAKQHKKLSSAVVFGGGEARLITEENEEEESFFSAPGTCVVDIGITNTQIIITDSQKKWVHLVMDVLQRHGLRPIPEAEIGLAVIFMTTENYCNPQGQPCTELKTTTPGPSLSQGLSVNGKIMPSAPVNMTAYVTDTESEQADTCMSLSEKPKEVKICGVEQNVRPPSQGTCSKKEVPKSSSKTNHVAPDSLVREKNPNYQLSPVKVPAANKNKDWTSQQQQNSITNYFQPCTKKRERDEENPEVSSSKSSRMDLSCSLLEQTQPAAPTLWKSREHPSQSELVDKEAGSSLVGDGDMKPNGTSPAIKSYSTEYLRPHKRKEVDLAIEDEVLEELLKSAELGLEVQMKVEKPEADVGVRKKPRMDVGRSSHLSGDTVPGSSRVSQEGEPEKKVEVKKELLWSTKDETANSDELPDGSELLPRKVLLTEFRSLVVNNSTSRSLSMLNDCGQLKNFKKFKKVLFPGAGRLPHIIGGSDLIAHHTRKNTELEEWLRHEMEVQRQQAKEEALADDLFRYNPNVKRR, from the exons ATGCAGAATGGCCTTCCCTGCACTttgaagacaggagacagagtcaCCTTTGGGGTGTTTGAAAGCAAATTCAG AGTGGAATATGAGCCTTTGGTTGTTTGCTCTTCTTGTTTAGACATCCCCGGGAAAACCGATTTAAATCAAGCTGTATTACAGCTCGGAGGACTCACTACAAATAGCTGGACAGAAGAATGCACTCACCTTGTCATGACATCAGTTAAAGTCACCATTAAA ACTATATGTGCCCTCATATGTGGATGTCCAGTTGTAAAGCCAGAATACTTTTCTGAATTTCTCAAAGCAGTTGAGTCCAAGAAACAGCCTCCAGAAATTGCAAG TTTTTACCCGCCCATTGATGAACCAGCCATCGGAAGTAAAAGTGTTGATCTGTCAGGAcgacaggaaagaaaacaaatcttcaaagggaagacatttgtatttttaaatgccaAACAG cATAAGAAATTAAGTTCAGCAGTTGTTTTTGGAGGCGGGGAAGCCAGGCtgatcacagaagaaaatgaagaggaagagagtTTCTTTTCAGCTCCTGGAACTTGTGTTGTCGACATAGGAATAACAAATACACAAATCATAATTACTGACTCCCAGAAAAAATGGGTTCATTTGGTCATGGATGTGCTTCAAAG ACATGGTCTTAGGCCTATTCCTGAAGCAGAAATTGGATTGGCTGTTATTTTTATGACTACAGAAAATTACTGTAATCCTCAGGGCCAACCTTGTACAG AATTGAAAACAACTACTCCGGGACCAAGCCTTTCCCAAGGCTTGTCAGTCAATGGAAAGATAATGCCAAGTGCTCCAGTGAATATGACCGCATATGTAACTGACACAGAATCCGAGCAAGCAGATACATG CATGTCTTTGAGTGAGAAACCAAAAGAAGTAAAGATATGTGGAGTGGAGCAAAACGTTAGACCACCTTCACAGGGAACTTGTAGTAAAAAGGAGGTCCCCAAATCCAGCTCCAAGACAAATCATGTGGCACCAGATTCCCTGGTTAGGGAAAAGAACCCAAACTATCAGCTTTCACCAGTGAAAGTCCCTGctgctaataaaaataaagattggaCTTCTCAGCAGCAACAGAACTCCATCACAAACTACTTCCAGCCATGCACTAAAAAAAG GGAAAGGGATGAAGAAAATCCAGAAGTGTCTTCATCCAAATCATCGAGAATGGACCTGTCTTGTTCTCTTTTAGAACAAACACAACCTGCCGCCCCCACACTGTGGAAAAGCAGGGAGCACCCTTCTCAGAGTGAGCTTGTGGACAAGGAAGCAGGTAGCTCACTTGTGGGTGACGGAGACATGAAACCCAATGGGACGAGTCCTGCCATTAAATCATATTCCACAGAATATCTTAGAccacacaaaaggaaagaagttGATTTGGCCATAGAAGACGAAGTATTGGAAGAGCTGCTCAAGAGtgcagagctggggctggaagTCCAAATGAAAGTTGAGAAACCAGAGGCAGACGTCGGTGTCAGGAAAAAGCCAAGGATGGATGTAGGAAGGAGTAGTCACCTTAGTGGTGACACGGTGCCAGGAAGCAGCAGAGTGAGT CAAGAAggtgaaccagaaaagaaagttgaaGTCAAGAAGGAATTACTGTGGTCGACAAAAGACGAAACAGCC AACAGTGATGAACTCCCAGACGGCAGTGAGCTGCTTCCGAGAAAAGTGCTGCTGACGGAATTTAGGTCGCTGGTGGTTAATAACTCCACTTCCCGAAGTCTGTCCATGCTAAATGATTGTGGTCAACTGAAGAATTTTAAGAAATTCAAGAAG GTCCTGTTTCCTGGAGCAGGGAGGCTGCCACACATCATTGGAGGATCAGATCTGATCGCTCATCACACTCGCAAGAATACAGAGTTAGAGGAGTGGCTGAGACACGAGATGGAG